In one Pseudomonas fitomaticsae genomic region, the following are encoded:
- a CDS encoding PaaI family thioesterase has product MASPDTSLQDIAAPEGICFGCGSSNPHGLHIKSFWHEDGVHVMAEHVPEAKYSGWPELVYGGLIAMLVDCHSNWTAMAYHYRAEQREPESLPRINCVTGNLGIKFIKPTPMGVPLTLKAKVDGEVGRKTRVICEVYAGEVLTAVGDSVFVRVDTEQLAAAAHGR; this is encoded by the coding sequence ATGGCCTCCCCCGACACTTCCCTGCAAGACATTGCCGCCCCCGAGGGCATCTGCTTCGGCTGCGGCAGCAGTAACCCGCACGGGCTGCACATCAAGAGTTTCTGGCATGAAGACGGCGTGCACGTCATGGCCGAGCATGTGCCCGAGGCCAAATACAGCGGCTGGCCGGAACTGGTCTACGGCGGGCTGATCGCCATGCTGGTGGACTGCCATTCCAACTGGACCGCGATGGCGTATCACTACCGGGCCGAGCAGCGCGAACCCGAAAGCCTGCCGCGCATCAACTGCGTCACCGGCAACCTTGGTATCAAGTTCATCAAACCGACGCCAATGGGCGTGCCGCTGACGCTGAAGGCGAAAGTCGACGGTGAAGTCGGGCGCAAGACCCGGGTGATCTGCGAGGTGTACGCCGGGGAGGTGCTGACGGCGGTGGGCGATTCGGTGTTTGTTCGAGTGGATACCGAGCAGTTGGCGGCGGCCGCGCACGGTCGCTGA
- a CDS encoding LysR substrate-binding domain-containing protein, with product MLKHWPPLSSLRGFEAAARLGSFHKAAEELSLTQSAISQQIRSLEAYLEQPLFFRSGRSVSLTDAGHDLLSTTQAMLQQLSVGIRRLGQYQKPNQLVLNTTPAFARHWLLPRLGDFRRQHPNVDLWIFSTDEVPDMATQTIDLAVRDDISSQAECSFKVLHADRLYPACHPSLLSVPSAQRTTLHGEREMDWSHWAVESGIDVGQQDQGLNFSDPGLLLDAACGGLGIALVSQLLSRKARADGLLQPLVDETIRGPNWALLTHRDSESDPMARSFTEWLLANLSDP from the coding sequence ATGCTGAAACACTGGCCACCCCTCAGCTCGTTGCGCGGCTTTGAAGCCGCCGCCAGGCTGGGCAGTTTTCACAAGGCCGCCGAGGAACTGAGCCTCACGCAATCGGCCATCAGCCAGCAGATCCGCAGCCTTGAGGCGTACCTGGAGCAACCGCTGTTTTTCCGCAGCGGGCGCAGTGTCAGCCTGACCGACGCCGGCCATGATCTGCTCAGCACCACCCAGGCCATGCTGCAGCAATTGTCGGTGGGCATCCGGCGATTGGGGCAATATCAGAAACCCAATCAACTGGTGCTCAACACCACGCCGGCGTTCGCCCGGCATTGGTTGCTGCCACGGCTGGGGGATTTCCGCCGTCAGCATCCGAATGTGGATTTGTGGATTTTCAGCACCGATGAAGTGCCGGACATGGCGACCCAGACCATCGATCTGGCGGTGCGCGACGACATCAGTTCGCAGGCTGAATGCAGCTTCAAGGTGCTGCACGCCGACCGCCTCTATCCGGCGTGTCATCCGAGCTTGTTAAGCGTGCCAAGCGCGCAGCGGACAACGCTGCACGGCGAGCGGGAAATGGACTGGAGCCATTGGGCGGTGGAATCGGGAATCGATGTCGGCCAGCAGGATCAGGGCCTGAACTTCTCCGATCCGGGCCTGCTGCTGGACGCGGCATGCGGCGGCCTCGGCATCGCGCTGGTCAGCCAGTTGCTCAGCCGCAAGGCTCGGGCCGACGGGCTGTTGCAGCCCTTGGTGGACGAGACCATTCGCGGCCCGAACTGGGCGCTGCTGACCCACCGCGACAGCGAAAGCGATCCGATGGCCCGCAGTTTTACCGAGTGGTTGCTGGCGAACCTGAGCGATCCATGA
- a CDS encoding agmatine deiminase family protein, producing MPTRREFIKQVSVAAGVGAAVMGLGLSPARVLAASEGRWFMPDEGDKHERAYMAFGAQDAIWEDFTEDVQEALGRIARAISRYEPLTIYCRSGERSLAEEICGTSNITYQIANLDDIWMRDISANFVIDDKNGLGAVDFNFSGWGNKQQHSKDAKIAKRVAADAQATYQRSELVGEGGGIEVDGHGTAIMTESCWVNENRNPGWSKADVEAELKARLGLRKIIWLPGIKGMDITDAHVDFYARFVTPGVVIANLDTDPRSYDNKVTLAHLEILKKATDADGRPLQIHTVSPPLKPRKTKFNKDNDDFAAGYINYFVINGAVIAPEFGDKEADKKAFDLLKKLYPNRDVVQINIDAIAAGGGGIHCVTSHQPA from the coding sequence ATGCCCACTCGTCGCGAGTTCATCAAACAGGTTTCAGTCGCCGCCGGCGTAGGCGCTGCCGTCATGGGCCTCGGCCTGTCCCCGGCGCGGGTGCTGGCGGCCAGCGAAGGTCGCTGGTTCATGCCCGACGAGGGCGACAAACACGAGCGCGCCTACATGGCCTTCGGCGCGCAGGACGCGATCTGGGAAGACTTCACCGAAGACGTCCAGGAAGCCCTCGGTCGCATCGCCCGCGCCATTTCCCGCTACGAACCGCTGACCATCTATTGCCGCAGCGGCGAACGCAGCCTGGCCGAGGAGATTTGCGGCACCTCCAACATCACCTACCAGATCGCCAACCTCGACGACATCTGGATGCGTGACATCAGCGCCAACTTCGTCATCGACGACAAGAATGGCCTCGGGGCGGTGGACTTCAACTTCAGCGGCTGGGGCAACAAGCAACAGCATTCGAAAGACGCGAAGATCGCCAAACGCGTGGCGGCTGATGCGCAGGCGACCTATCAGCGCAGCGAACTGGTGGGCGAGGGCGGCGGCATCGAAGTCGACGGCCACGGCACCGCAATCATGACCGAAAGCTGCTGGGTCAACGAAAACCGCAACCCCGGCTGGAGCAAGGCCGACGTCGAGGCGGAACTGAAAGCACGCCTCGGTTTGCGCAAGATCATCTGGCTGCCGGGCATCAAGGGCATGGACATCACCGATGCCCACGTCGATTTCTATGCGCGCTTCGTCACACCCGGCGTGGTGATCGCCAACCTCGACACCGACCCGCGCTCCTACGACAACAAGGTCACCCTGGCGCACCTGGAAATCCTGAAAAAGGCCACCGACGCCGACGGTCGTCCGTTGCAGATCCACACCGTTTCGCCACCGCTGAAGCCACGCAAGACCAAATTCAACAAGGACAACGACGACTTCGCCGCCGGTTACATCAACTATTTCGTGATCAACGGCGCGGTGATCGCCCCGGAGTTTGGCGACAAGGAGGCGGACAAGAAGGCCTTCGACCTGCTGAAAAAGCTCTATCCGAACCGCGACGTGGTGCAGATCAACATCGACGCGATCGCGGCCGGCGGTGGCGGGATTCACTGTGTGACCAGTCACCAGCCGGCATAA
- a CDS encoding LysR family transcriptional regulator — MDRFDAMQAFARVVEAGSFTKAAETLHMSKTTVTQLIQQLEARLRVKLLNRTTRKVNATADGAAYYERVIKLLADMDDAETSLPGAAAQPKGRLRVDVPSPLANLILVPALPEFCARYPEIQIDMGVSDRIVDIIDENVDCVVRGGELRDQSLMARRVADLELGVYAAPSYLARAGTPVHPRELEDSHHRVVGFLWARTGKPVPYALHNEHEDLQIKGRHVLAVDDGNAYLSAGLAGLGVLWLPRYMSKAHEASGDLVPLFEDWRLDPMPLYVAYPPNRHISRKLRVFIDWIAEVMTRHAPVMDRSGSPATTR; from the coding sequence ATGGACCGTTTTGACGCGATGCAAGCCTTCGCCAGGGTGGTGGAGGCGGGCAGTTTCACCAAGGCTGCAGAAACCCTGCACATGAGCAAGACCACCGTGACCCAGCTCATTCAGCAACTGGAGGCGCGGCTGCGGGTCAAGCTGCTCAACCGCACCACGCGCAAGGTCAATGCCACGGCGGACGGTGCGGCCTATTACGAGCGGGTGATCAAGCTGCTGGCGGACATGGACGACGCCGAGACCAGTCTCCCCGGCGCCGCGGCCCAGCCCAAGGGACGCTTGCGGGTCGACGTGCCCAGCCCCTTGGCCAACCTGATTCTGGTGCCGGCGCTGCCCGAGTTCTGTGCGCGGTATCCGGAGATCCAGATCGACATGGGCGTCAGCGACCGGATCGTCGACATCATCGATGAAAACGTCGATTGCGTGGTGCGCGGGGGCGAGCTGCGGGATCAGTCGCTGATGGCCCGGCGGGTCGCCGATCTTGAGCTCGGCGTATATGCCGCGCCGAGTTACCTGGCCCGCGCCGGTACCCCGGTGCATCCCCGGGAGCTGGAGGACAGCCATCACCGGGTGGTCGGTTTCCTCTGGGCGCGTACCGGCAAACCCGTGCCTTACGCCTTGCACAACGAACATGAAGACCTGCAGATCAAGGGTCGCCACGTGCTGGCGGTCGATGACGGCAACGCTTACCTGTCGGCAGGCCTCGCGGGGCTGGGAGTGTTGTGGCTGCCCAGGTACATGTCCAAAGCACACGAGGCCAGCGGTGATCTGGTGCCGCTGTTCGAAGACTGGCGCCTCGATCCGATGCCGCTCTACGTGGCGTACCCACCGAACCGCCACATCAGCCGCAAGCTGCGGGTGTTCATCGACTGGATCGCCGAAGTGATGACCCGCCACGCACCGGTCATGGATCGCTCAGGTTCGCCAGCAACCACTCGGTAA
- a CDS encoding tyrosine-protein phosphatase — protein sequence MFQRLACSLSVLSLSIAAAQAADLDTPRLAGIDNFRDIAGTTTAYSTTHDGTMRAGVFYRSNALTPTAADLATLNGLGIKAVYDLRTPSEIAGTPDTMPIGATYQNIDIIGSTTSGSNITTVSFKSAADAIAMMQETNRAFVSDAGMRSQFNVLFNELAGVDGAALFHCTAGKDRTGWTAAVLLSIAGVDNATIMSNYLATNDYTAARVAKTLAMMPPSMAAIYAPLLGVEASYLQAGLDQVTAQYGSMDNYLKQGLGLSQETIYVLRGKMVEYNSLPGQAGLIGNAAAGAQLLQQLQNSKLSGTYSAYNYYLQSAIDAGTLDGVESTVGGQVHADAASYLLRQNAMIEQAAAPFASGTDLKVGQYRLWSTALAGYLGTDGSAHAQSSNEHSQGLMVGVTQRFSEQLSARGGIGYSKGTVGGAGGEADTDFTFLNLGARYGFTSLERGLFADASLSAGYVDYDSKRDLGGGLGSAKGGTHGNLSGATLALGYRMPLNTVILEPSLGVRVSRLDLSGFQEKGSELALNVDDIQDTRRSAVANLGVSFAPMPMGAWQLVPGVRVGYEHVLGDHQVDSEGHLLGLDIEQRAAFDNRDQFSGGVNVMANLGALSVGAEVGASGGGDSHGFGGALKASYQF from the coding sequence GTGTTTCAACGTCTTGCGTGTTCGCTGTCCGTGTTGAGTCTGTCCATTGCTGCCGCCCAGGCCGCCGACCTTGATACCCCGCGTCTGGCGGGCATCGACAATTTCCGGGATATCGCCGGTACCACCACCGCCTATTCCACGACCCACGACGGCACGATGCGCGCCGGGGTGTTTTACCGTTCCAATGCGCTGACGCCGACGGCGGCGGATCTTGCGACCCTCAATGGCCTGGGGATCAAGGCGGTTTATGACCTGCGCACGCCCAGCGAAATCGCCGGCACGCCAGATACGATGCCGATCGGGGCGACCTACCAGAACATCGACATCATCGGCAGTACCACTTCCGGCTCGAACATCACCACCGTGTCGTTCAAAAGCGCGGCCGATGCGATTGCGATGATGCAGGAGACCAACCGCGCCTTCGTCAGCGACGCCGGCATGCGCAGCCAGTTCAACGTGCTGTTCAACGAACTGGCAGGCGTCGACGGTGCCGCGCTGTTCCATTGCACCGCCGGCAAAGACCGCACCGGCTGGACCGCCGCCGTGCTGCTGAGCATCGCCGGGGTCGACAACGCGACGATCATGAGCAACTACCTGGCGACCAACGACTACACGGCCGCGCGGGTCGCCAAGACACTGGCGATGATGCCGCCGAGCATGGCCGCGATCTACGCGCCGCTGCTGGGCGTCGAGGCCAGTTACCTGCAGGCGGGTCTGGATCAGGTGACCGCGCAGTACGGCAGCATGGACAACTACCTCAAGCAGGGGCTGGGTCTGTCCCAGGAAACCATCTATGTGCTGCGCGGCAAAATGGTCGAGTACAACAGCCTGCCTGGTCAGGCCGGGCTGATCGGCAACGCTGCGGCCGGGGCGCAGCTGTTGCAGCAACTGCAGAACAGCAAACTCTCGGGCACCTACAGCGCCTACAACTACTACCTGCAATCGGCCATCGACGCCGGCACCCTGGACGGTGTCGAGTCCACGGTCGGCGGTCAGGTGCATGCGGATGCGGCGAGTTATCTGCTGCGTCAGAACGCGATGATCGAGCAGGCCGCCGCGCCATTCGCCAGTGGCACTGACCTCAAGGTTGGCCAGTACCGGTTGTGGAGCACCGCGCTCGCCGGTTACCTCGGCACCGACGGCTCGGCCCATGCGCAAAGCAGCAACGAACACAGCCAGGGCTTGATGGTTGGCGTCACTCAGCGTTTCTCCGAGCAACTCAGCGCACGCGGCGGTATCGGTTACAGCAAAGGCACCGTCGGCGGGGCGGGCGGCGAGGCTGATACCGACTTCACCTTCCTCAATCTGGGTGCCCGTTATGGCTTCACCAGTCTGGAACGTGGTTTGTTTGCCGATGCCAGCCTCAGCGCCGGTTACGTCGACTACGACAGCAAGCGCGACCTCGGCGGCGGCCTCGGTTCGGCGAAGGGCGGCACTCATGGCAATCTCAGTGGTGCCACGTTGGCACTCGGTTATCGCATGCCGCTGAACACTGTGATTCTGGAACCGAGCCTCGGCGTGCGCGTCAGCCGTCTGGACCTGTCGGGCTTCCAGGAAAAGGGCAGCGAACTGGCCCTCAATGTCGATGACATTCAGGACACCCGGCGTAGCGCGGTGGCCAATCTCGGCGTCTCGTTCGCCCCGATGCCGATGGGCGCGTGGCAACTGGTGCCGGGCGTGCGGGTCGGCTACGAGCATGTGCTGGGCGATCATCAGGTCGACAGCGAAGGGCATCTGCTGGGACTGGATATCGAACAGCGCGCGGCATTCGACAATCGTGACCAGTTCAGTGGCGGGGTGAATGTCATGGCCAACCTTGGCGCCCTGAGTGTGGGCGCCGAAGTCGGTGCCAGCGGCGGGGGCGACAGCCACGGTTTCGGCGGTGCGCTCAAGGCCAGTTATCAGTTCTGA
- the aguB gene encoding N-carbamoylputrescine amidase — translation MTLLKVATTQMPCTWDLRSNLDRAEQLVREAAAQGAQVILLQELFATPYFCIEQSHHHMALAEEYRDSQVLSRFAALARELGVVLPLSWYEKAGNAYFNSLSVADADGRLLGVYRKTHIPNAIGYQEKEYFSPGDTGFKVWDTAFGRLGVGICWDQWFPETARCLALMGAEVLLFPTAIGSEPGCADLDSRDHWQMTMRGHAAANLLPVIASNRVGREVAGTDAALQMNFYGSSFICNHKGKMLAEADRASTGVLVQSLDLAAMREDRLSWGIYRDRRPEMYGALLSQDGRHLHARWNPQGV, via the coding sequence ATGACGCTGCTCAAAGTCGCCACCACTCAGATGCCGTGCACCTGGGACCTGAGGAGCAATCTTGATCGCGCCGAGCAGTTGGTGCGTGAAGCGGCCGCGCAGGGCGCGCAAGTGATCCTGTTGCAGGAACTGTTCGCCACGCCGTATTTCTGCATCGAACAGAGCCACCATCACATGGCGCTGGCCGAGGAGTACCGCGACAGCCAAGTGCTGTCGCGTTTCGCCGCGCTGGCCCGTGAACTCGGCGTTGTGTTGCCGCTGAGCTGGTACGAGAAGGCCGGCAATGCCTACTTCAACTCCCTGAGCGTGGCCGATGCCGACGGACGCCTGTTGGGCGTGTACCGCAAGACTCACATCCCCAACGCCATCGGCTATCAGGAGAAGGAATATTTCAGCCCCGGCGACACCGGTTTCAAAGTCTGGGACACCGCGTTCGGTCGCCTCGGCGTGGGCATCTGTTGGGATCAGTGGTTCCCGGAAACCGCCCGCTGCCTGGCCTTGATGGGCGCTGAAGTGCTGCTGTTCCCGACGGCTATCGGTTCGGAACCGGGCTGCGCGGATCTGGATTCGCGCGACCACTGGCAGATGACCATGCGCGGCCACGCCGCTGCCAATCTGCTGCCGGTGATCGCCTCCAACCGCGTTGGCCGCGAAGTGGCGGGCACCGATGCGGCGCTGCAAATGAATTTCTACGGCTCGTCGTTCATCTGCAACCACAAGGGAAAAATGCTCGCCGAAGCCGACCGCGCCAGCACCGGTGTCTTGGTGCAAAGCCTGGATCTGGCAGCCATGCGCGAAGATCGCCTGAGCTGGGGCATCTACCGCGACCGTCGTCCGGAAATGTACGGCGCGCTGTTGAGCCAGGACGGCCGTCACCTTCACGCCCGCTGGAATCCTCAAGGAGTCTGA
- a CDS encoding helix-turn-helix domain-containing protein produces MSDTLLKPSLPGIALRRWRVLHRVKQSHAAELFRVTQSTISRWESGVQAMDPDAHLQLERLLAARLDSAADQALARLVTDSARPVHLVCDLTHRLLACSPARAAQFSSPLSDLLGQSLWRFATPEIQHKESLLDDTGWREIAAPPALEFVTGRNDSTLVPIRESLCRWTRIALSDGTAARLVETL; encoded by the coding sequence ATGTCCGACACCTTGTTGAAGCCCAGTCTGCCAGGCATCGCCCTGCGCCGCTGGCGCGTGCTGCACCGCGTCAAGCAGAGCCATGCCGCCGAGTTGTTCAGGGTCACCCAGTCGACGATTTCCCGCTGGGAAAGCGGCGTGCAGGCAATGGATCCGGACGCGCATCTTCAGCTCGAACGGCTGCTCGCGGCACGACTCGACAGCGCCGCCGATCAGGCCCTCGCGCGACTGGTTACGGACAGCGCCCGTCCAGTTCATCTTGTCTGCGACCTGACCCATCGCCTGCTGGCCTGCTCCCCCGCCCGCGCGGCGCAATTCAGCAGTCCGCTGAGCGATCTGCTGGGGCAATCGCTGTGGCGCTTTGCGACGCCGGAAATCCAGCACAAGGAGTCCTTGCTGGATGACACCGGTTGGCGAGAAATCGCGGCGCCGCCGGCGCTGGAATTCGTCACCGGCCGCAATGACTCAACCCTCGTCCCCATTCGCGAAAGCCTGTGCCGCTGGACGCGAATCGCGCTGTCGGACGGCACCGCCGCACGGCTGGTGGAAACGCTGTAG
- a CDS encoding GNAT family N-acetyltransferase — protein MNTNITIRNERAEDIDTIARITEAAFQHEEHSSHTEQFIVNALRRAGQLSVSLVAVENDTVVGHVAISPVTISSGAQGWYGLGPISVCPTRQQQGIGSALMKASLAELQRIGGVGCVVLGDPGYYGRFGFKAHAGLELPGIPTEYFQALAFEGELPVGVVSYHEAFDATE, from the coding sequence ATGAACACAAACATCACAATCCGCAACGAACGCGCCGAAGACATCGACACCATCGCCCGAATCACCGAGGCCGCGTTCCAACACGAAGAACACTCCAGCCACACCGAACAATTCATCGTCAACGCCCTGCGCCGCGCCGGTCAGCTCAGCGTTTCACTGGTGGCGGTGGAGAACGACACGGTGGTCGGCCATGTGGCCATTTCCCCCGTGACGATCTCCTCCGGCGCTCAAGGCTGGTACGGCCTCGGCCCGATCTCCGTGTGCCCGACCCGACAGCAGCAAGGCATCGGCTCGGCGCTGATGAAAGCTTCGCTGGCGGAGTTGCAGCGCATTGGCGGGGTTGGTTGCGTGGTGCTTGGCGATCCGGGCTACTACGGCCGCTTCGGCTTCAAGGCCCATGCCGGTCTGGAGTTGCCGGGGATTCCGACGGAGTACTTCCAGGCGTTGGCGTTTGAAGGTGAGTTGCCGGTCGGTGTCGTCAGCTACCACGAGGCTTTTGACGCCACCGAGTAA
- a CDS encoding RidA family protein — protein MPNREIIIPESMKPIVERAGYAPAVLVGDTLYCAGQVGRTADLKVIEDPEQQFIRAWENLDEVLKAGGCTFNDVVEMTTYHVDMSHHMPVFRDVKNRVFPKGFCAWTCIGVSELAHPGLLVEIKCVAVRRR, from the coding sequence ATGCCCAACCGCGAAATCATCATCCCTGAATCCATGAAACCCATCGTCGAACGCGCCGGTTACGCCCCGGCGGTTCTGGTCGGCGACACGCTTTACTGCGCCGGTCAGGTGGGCCGGACGGCTGACTTGAAGGTCATCGAAGACCCCGAGCAGCAATTCATCCGCGCCTGGGAAAACCTCGACGAGGTGTTGAAGGCCGGTGGTTGCACCTTCAACGATGTGGTGGAGATGACCACTTATCACGTCGACATGAGCCATCACATGCCGGTGTTTCGTGACGTGAAGAACCGCGTGTTCCCCAAAGGTTTCTGCGCTTGGACCTGCATAGGTGTCAGCGAACTGGCCCATCCGGGGCTGCTGGTGGAAATCAAATGCGTGGCAGTGCGCAGGCGCTGA
- a CDS encoding agmatine deiminase family protein has product MQQNKNNNSGWMMPAEWVTHAATWMVWPHNKALWESGWGVTLPLVQEDFARVANAIARFEPVKMVVDPSAIASAKALCGPNIELIPLAVNDSWCRDSGPSFVVHPEQGLAGVSWRFNAWGGKSAHDLDESLARRVLNHLGGECFGTALSNEGGAIHVDGEGTLITTESVLLNPNRNPGESKAEMEEIFSRLLGVKKTIWLPGDPDYVTGDMTDGHVDGVCAFARPGVLLVDATHDRSSVYAEVVRENRRALELATDAQGRKFELIELYEATDAVDTEAEVFCASYTNFYIANGAIIMPAYGIEADHIAAETLAKAFPGREVVPVQINHLAHGGGGVHCITQQQPAWPVEG; this is encoded by the coding sequence ATGCAGCAGAACAAAAACAACAACAGCGGTTGGATGATGCCGGCAGAGTGGGTGACGCACGCGGCGACCTGGATGGTCTGGCCACACAACAAGGCCCTGTGGGAGTCGGGCTGGGGCGTGACCTTGCCGTTGGTGCAGGAAGATTTCGCCCGCGTCGCCAACGCCATCGCCCGGTTCGAACCGGTGAAAATGGTTGTTGATCCGTCGGCGATTGCCAGCGCCAAAGCCTTGTGCGGGCCGAACATCGAGCTGATCCCGCTGGCGGTCAACGACAGCTGGTGCCGCGACTCCGGCCCGAGCTTCGTGGTGCACCCGGAGCAAGGTTTGGCCGGGGTGAGCTGGCGCTTCAACGCGTGGGGCGGCAAGTCGGCCCATGACCTGGACGAAAGCCTGGCCCGCCGCGTACTCAATCACCTGGGCGGCGAGTGCTTCGGCACGGCGCTGAGTAACGAGGGCGGCGCGATCCATGTGGACGGCGAGGGCACGTTGATCACAACCGAATCGGTGCTGCTCAACCCCAACCGTAACCCCGGCGAGAGCAAGGCCGAGATGGAAGAAATCTTCAGTCGTTTGCTCGGCGTGAAGAAAACCATCTGGCTGCCGGGCGATCCGGATTACGTCACCGGCGACATGACCGACGGCCACGTCGATGGCGTCTGCGCCTTCGCCCGTCCCGGCGTGTTGCTGGTGGACGCGACTCACGATCGCAGCTCGGTGTACGCCGAAGTCGTGCGGGAAAACCGCCGCGCACTGGAACTGGCCACCGACGCCCAGGGCCGCAAGTTCGAGCTGATCGAGCTGTACGAAGCCACCGACGCGGTGGACACAGAAGCCGAAGTGTTCTGCGCCTCGTACACCAATTTCTACATCGCCAACGGCGCGATCATCATGCCGGCGTATGGCATCGAGGCCGACCATATCGCGGCAGAAACGCTGGCCAAAGCGTTCCCGGGACGTGAAGTGGTGCCGGTGCAGATCAATCACCTGGCCCATGGCGGCGGCGGTGTGCACTGCATCACCCAGCAACAGCCAGCCTGGCCGGTGGAGGGTTGA
- a CDS encoding FecR/PupR family sigma factor regulator — protein sequence MNDADEEILNQAAHWCLRLQDDTCTSDERLAFQQWIQLDPRHAFEYAKMLEIWDISEQLPNHSTTRKKLLTDPPQHEHKEQSSR from the coding sequence ATGAACGACGCAGATGAAGAAATCCTGAACCAGGCAGCGCACTGGTGCCTGCGCCTGCAGGATGACACTTGCACATCCGACGAGCGCCTGGCGTTCCAGCAGTGGATTCAGCTCGACCCGCGCCATGCCTTCGAATACGCAAAAATGCTGGAAATCTGGGACATCAGCGAGCAATTGCCGAATCACTCGACGACCCGCAAAAAACTCCTGACCGATCCACCGCAGCACGAACACAAGGAGCAATCCTCACGGTGA
- a CDS encoding extracellular solute-binding protein, with the protein MHTSHKWLLGALGLALAGLVPAVHAEDKTLRLYNWADYFAEDTLSKFTAETGLKVIYDVMDGSETLEAKMLSGGSGYDLIFPGDTVAERLMRAGSLLPLDLSKITAMNDIEPGLQKLRSHYEHSNKATVPYTWGTIGLTYNAEQIKQRMADAPVNSLDMLFKPELAAKFADCGISMIDSPDEVLAVVLNYLGRDPRSAKPADLAAASDLLMKLRPYIRKFQSQPVTDLVNGNLCLSLGYSGDMTQAQRTSDSAGKQTRFQYRVPREGTTVWMDTMAIPVDAKHPEYAYEFINFVMRPENMAAISNFTGYPTSNAKARPNVDEAMRNNPDIYLDEATYARLIPGKDIPQADMRARMRTWTKFKTATAK; encoded by the coding sequence ATGCACACCTCACACAAGTGGTTGCTGGGCGCTCTGGGCCTGGCGCTGGCCGGTCTGGTGCCGGCCGTGCACGCTGAAGACAAGACGTTGCGGCTGTACAACTGGGCGGATTATTTCGCCGAAGACACGTTGAGCAAATTCACCGCTGAAACCGGGCTCAAGGTGATCTACGACGTGATGGACGGCAGCGAAACCCTGGAAGCCAAGATGCTGTCCGGCGGCAGCGGCTACGACCTGATCTTCCCCGGCGACACCGTGGCCGAGCGCTTGATGCGTGCCGGCAGCCTGTTGCCGCTGGACCTTTCGAAGATCACGGCGATGAACGACATCGAACCGGGCCTGCAAAAACTGCGCAGCCATTACGAGCATTCGAACAAGGCCACGGTGCCGTACACCTGGGGCACCATCGGCCTGACCTACAACGCCGAGCAGATCAAACAGCGCATGGCCGACGCGCCGGTCAACAGCCTGGACATGCTGTTCAAACCGGAGTTGGCCGCGAAATTCGCCGATTGCGGGATTTCGATGATCGACTCGCCGGATGAAGTGCTGGCCGTGGTGCTCAACTATCTGGGCCGCGACCCGCGCAGCGCCAAGCCTGCGGACCTGGCAGCGGCCAGTGATCTGCTGATGAAGCTGCGGCCGTACATCCGCAAGTTCCAGTCGCAACCGGTGACCGATCTGGTCAACGGCAACCTGTGCCTGTCCCTCGGCTACAGCGGCGACATGACCCAGGCCCAACGCACCTCGGACAGCGCCGGCAAGCAGACCCGCTTCCAGTACCGCGTGCCGCGCGAGGGCACCACGGTGTGGATGGACACCATGGCCATTCCGGTCGATGCCAAACACCCGGAGTACGCCTACGAATTCATCAACTTCGTGATGCGCCCGGAGAACATGGCCGCGATCAGCAATTTCACCGGTTACCCGACCTCCAACGCCAAGGCCCGGCCAAACGTGGACGAGGCGATGCGCAACAACCCGGACATCTACCTCGACGAAGCGACCTATGCTCGTCTGATACCGGGCAAGGATATTCCCCAGGCCGACATGCGTGCCCGCATGCGCACCTGGACCAAGTTCAAGACCGCCACTGCAAAGTGA
- a CDS encoding RidA family protein gives MTNIQPKRDVVFPPGRHALYERNRYSPAVRSNGFLFVSGQVGSLEDGSPEPDLKQQVRLAFTNLNAILGAAGGSFDDVVDVTVFMVDPQSAFETIWEVVPEFWGEAPHPTITAVGVTWLYGFQFEIKVIAKLPE, from the coding sequence ATGACCAATATCCAGCCAAAACGCGACGTGGTTTTTCCACCTGGACGCCATGCGCTTTATGAGCGCAATCGTTATTCCCCGGCGGTTCGCTCCAACGGTTTTCTGTTCGTCTCAGGCCAGGTCGGCAGCCTTGAGGACGGCTCGCCGGAACCGGATCTGAAACAACAGGTGCGACTGGCCTTCACCAATCTCAACGCCATCCTCGGCGCGGCCGGCGGCAGTTTCGACGATGTGGTGGACGTAACGGTGTTCATGGTCGATCCGCAATCGGCCTTCGAAACCATCTGGGAAGTAGTGCCCGAGTTCTGGGGCGAGGCGCCGCACCCGACGATTACGGCGGTCGGCGTGACCTGGCTGTATGGCTTTCAGTTCGAGATCAAGGTAATCGCCAAACTCCCGGAATGA